A genomic window from Pseudomonadales bacterium includes:
- a CDS encoding TetR/AcrR family transcriptional regulator has product MEAEVINRRVAGRPRSQSSHEAILKACSSLLDSKPYGDITIEAIANMAGVSKATIYRWWPNKVGLVIEVLTEKALLMPQIPFDGRNLRAHLLACLKGGYKTLLRGRMTPVLLAVLAECRTDPAMLDLLYNSFFARLQAIGLRDLQKAVTTGELSANMRLDVLLDQLWGPLYYRALIAGHPVDDAYLESLLINLSALN; this is encoded by the coding sequence ATGGAAGCTGAAGTCATCAATAGACGCGTGGCGGGTAGACCTCGCAGCCAGAGTAGCCATGAGGCTATTCTGAAAGCCTGCTCTTCCTTATTAGACAGCAAACCCTATGGCGACATTACCATTGAAGCCATCGCCAACATGGCAGGGGTAAGCAAAGCCACGATCTATCGCTGGTGGCCCAATAAAGTGGGATTGGTCATTGAGGTGCTGACGGAAAAGGCCTTGCTAATGCCACAGATTCCGTTCGATGGTCGCAACCTGCGCGCACACTTACTTGCTTGCTTAAAAGGAGGCTACAAAACACTGCTGCGCGGTCGGATGACGCCCGTACTGCTGGCTGTGTTGGCAGAGTGTCGCACCGATCCGGCTATGTTGGATTTGCTCTACAACAGTTTTTTTGCGCGCTTGCAGGCCATCGGTTTGCGTGATTTGCAAAAAGCTGTCACCACGGGTGAATTGAGTGCCAATATGCGCTTAGATGTGTTGCTCGATCAGTTGTGGGGGCCGCTGTATTACCGCGCACTGATTGCAGGGCATCCGGTTGATGATGCTTATCTCGAAAGCTTGCTGATCAATTTATCTGCGCTCAATTAA